The nucleotide window TATAAACTGATAATGTTTTTATATTAGGATTTACATATTTTGCACCTTGTTCAAATCCTGCCTGGAATTTTTGAATTAACGGAGATTCCATTCCACCGACAAATCCTATAGTTCCTGATTTACTCATCATTGCAGCCAATGCTCCTACAAGGAACGAACCTTCATGTTCTTTAAAACTTAATGAAGCTATATTAGGAACATTTTCGATTTTTTCATCGATAATAGCAAATTTTTGATCAGGGAATTGTTGTGCAACTGCCATAACCGAATCTTTCATTGTGAACCCTACACCGATTATTAATTGATATTCTCCTGTTTCAGCAAATTTTGTTAAAGCATCTTTTGCTTCAGTTGCAGGATCTTTAGGTTCATACTCATCAAAAGTAATTCCCAATTCTTTTTTAGCTCTTTCCAATCCTCTGAACGCAGCATCATTAAATGATTTATCTCCTTTTCCTCCTGTCGAATAAACAATAGCCACTTTTTTAGCGGCATCGGTTTTTTGAGCAGTTTCTCCACCGTCTTTTTTCTGTTCTCCTTCAGCAGGCTTTGATCCTCCACAAGCCACAAACAAAAGCAATGTAGCCATAATGCTGAAAATTGTAACAATTTTTTTCATCTTAAAATCCTCCTGTTTTTTTGTGTATATATTTATAATTAATTATACCCTATTTTTTTATTTTTTCAAATGATATTTTTGAATTTTGAAAATTTTTTTCATAAATTTCAACTGTTATTTAAGGCTATTCTTCCTCTTCGCCAAGAAAAATATACTCTATAATCACTTCACAAACTTCATTATTTTTATCATATCCGAAATACACCGGATATACTCCGTCTCCGAATCCTGTCTGAATCATAGGGACTGTCAAATCCGTTCCCGGAATTTTAAAATTAATCCAATCACCGTCTTCTCTTTGAAATTCAGGATTTTCATTATAACTTTTTTTAAATTCTTCAGCAAAAAAGTCATCGTATATATTTCCGTCAGGATTTTTCTCATACCACTCTTTCTCGAAATCGGCATAAGCATCTCTTGTTTTAACATCTACTATTGTTGCAAGTCCTGCATCTACAGCAAATCCAAAGAAGCTCCCTTTTTCAAGATCATCTTCTACAGCTTCATTGCCTATCATTGCTTCTCTGTATACAACAGCTTTTTCATCATTAAATTTTACTCTCGACAAAGTATATCTATAATGATCTTCTTCTATTTCGGCAACTAAAGTAACAAGTTTATATTTTCCTGTAGGAACTTCCTGAAAGTAAGGTAACTCTCTTTTATTAAGATAAACAAGAGGATCTCTCACTAATATTTTACCTGTAGGAAAATTTACTTCTCCCATATCAATATGAAATAACTTTTTACCGAAAATTTCCTCTTTCTCAAACAACTCTCCGTAATTTGTATCGGATACAAGTAAATCCTTAATTTCTTGATATCTTTTGAGCCATTCCGGTGTCATAATCTGCTTTTCCGTTCTCACTTTCATTCCCCCATTCAATAGAAAATTCCTTAAATTCCACCGACATTAAAATTCATCCTTTACAAACTCCCGCATTTTCGGAGTCGACACAGTCGCGTAGAACGCGGGTAGTGGGAGTATGAGGGCGGCAATGAGCCCTCATGAATTTTATTATTTCTCATAAGGCTGTCCCGAAGCTTTCGGTGCTTTAGCTTTTCCGACAAATCCTACCAACGCAAGTAGTGTCAATACATAAGGTATCATTGATAAAAACTGTTGAGGTATAGGCAGATTTATAGTTTTTGCATAATCTGCAAATGCCTGTCCGAACGCAAACAGTAAACTTGCAAGTATTGCTCCTATCGGATTCCATTTACCGAATATCATCGCAGCCATAGCCATAAATCCCCTTCCGGCAGACATATTATTTGAAAATGCAGGCAACATTACTGCTGTCAGATATGCTCCTCCAAGTCCTGCAAACATTCCGGACAAAATGACACTTATATATCTTATTTTATAAACATTTATTCCCACAGTATCAGCTGCAAGCGGATGTTCTCCGACTGCTCTTATTCTAAGTCCCAAAACAGTTTTAAATACTAAAAAGTGAGTTAATATTGCAAGTATATATATTATAGCAAGTACAACATATTTATCTGCCAATTTTTGAGCCGATGGTGTACTTCCTGCAACTCCGTATATGGTTTTTATGAGGAATGAAGTCATTGCCACAGCAAAAAGATTTAATGCAACCCCACTTATTATCTGATCGCCTTTAAGATTAATACTTATTACCGCATGAATCAACGAAATAAGTCCTCCTGTTATTACTCCGACAATTATTCCCAAATAAGGATTTCCTGTAGAAAGATTTACAACTGTTGTTGCGAATGCTCCGCTCAGCATTATCCCTTCAAGCCCTATATTTACAACTCCGCTACGTTCGGATATACAAGCTCCAACTGCAGTTATAAGTATCGGCGGTGCTATAATCAATGTCTGTTTTATTAAAAATATTAAAATAGCTAGTATATTCATTTATTTCTCCTTTCTCTTCGAGATAAAAAATTTGAACAGATTTTCCGAAGCTACAAATATTATTATCAAGGCTTGTATAATTAAAACTATTTCTTTATCCACCTGATATCTCAACTGTAATGTCTGTCCTCCTACATCAAGTGCCGCATAGAATATCGCAGCTATCAATATCCCGAAAGGATTGTTTTTACCTAATAATGCCACCGCAAGTCCTGTAAATCCTGCATCTCCCATTATCAGTTCAGTATATGCGTATTGTGCCGAACCTCCTAAAACTCTTTCAGCTCCTCCAAGTCCTGCACAGATTCCTGCAAGTCCCATTGCAAGAAACATCATATTTTTAGGGTTAATTCCTGCATTTTCAGCAACAGTTTCACTTAATCCTACAGCTTTAATTTCATAACCTTTTTTCATATATTTGAAAAAGAAATAAATTCCTACTACTACTAAAATTGCTATTATAAATCCGAAATTCAGATTCTGTTTTGTTATTTTGGCAAACAAAAGAGGCAATCTTGCACCTTCAAAAACTTTCTCCGATTGTGTATTTTGAGAAGTAGGATCCTTTAATATTCCGTTCAGCAAATAATTCTGAAAATCAACCATTATATAGTTCAGCATTATCGTACTGATTACTTCGTTTACTCCGAATTTGGATTTTAAATATCCTGCTATACCTGCCCATAAAAATCCTGCTGCCATTGCAACAATTAAAATTACAATCGTATTTCCTAAAAAATAATTTCTGAATGTAACAGCCCAAAATGTTGCTGCAAGCCCTCCTGCTATCATCTGTCCCTGAGCTCCTATATTGAACAATCCTGCTTTAAAAGCGACCATCGCTGCAAGTGCAGAAAATATAAGAGGAGTTGCTGTAAATAATGTTTTTGCAAGCCCTCCCATAAAAGGAGCTCTTGCCGAGCTTCTGTAAAAAGCGGCTTTTGCCATATCCGTATATGCGAGTAAAGGATTTACCCCCTTAGTCATCATTACTATTCCACCGATAACTAAAGCAATAAAAACTGCTATTATTGACGGTAAAAATTCTTTTAACTTCTTAGTCATCTAATTTTCCTCCTGCCATTAATATACCTAATTTCTCCATTGTTGCGTCTTTTCTGTCAAGCACTCCGACTATTTTTCCCGAATACATAACCGCTATTCTGTCGCTTAATGCCATTATTTCCGACAATTCCGCAGAAACAAGCAATATAGCTTTTTTCTTTGTTTTTTCATTTAAAATAGTGTTATGTATCATTTCAATAGCTCCTATATCCACACCCCTTGTAGGTTGTGCCGCTATTATAAATTTATTTTCTCTTTCAAGCTCTCTCGCTACAACAACTTTCTGCTGATTTCCTCCTGAAAGTCCTCCAAATTTGATTTTTCCGTCTAAAGGTCTTATATCGTATTTTTCCATATTATCTTTTGTATTTTTTTCAATTACCGAATAATCCATTAAAGCACCTTTAGAATATTTATCCTGTAATCCCAGAGCCATATTTTCTTCAATAGTAAAATCATCTATTGTTGCTCTTTTATGTCTGTTTTCAGGAATATGCGATAATCCTTTTTCTTTTATAAACTTCGGAGTTTTATTTTCAAGACTTTCTCCTGCAACAGAATAAGTTCCGCTTTCTATTTTTGCCAGTCCGGCTAAAGCCTCGATCAATTCAGTCTGTCCATTTCCTTCGACTCCTGCAATTCCGAGAACTTCTCCTTCTTTTATATCAAAAGAAACTCCTTTAACTTTTTCTATTCCGTTTTCTCCACGAACAGTTATATTATCGACTTTTACTGTTGTTTCTCCCAATTTCACATCAGGTTTTTTTACTTCAAACAGAACTACTCTTCCTACCATCATATTTGCTATTTTTTCTTTTGTAGCCTCGGAAGTTTTAAGATTTCCTACATCCTTACCTTTTCTTATAACAGTTATATTATCGGACAATTCAAGAACTTCGTGAAGTTTATGCGTTATAAATATGATTGTCTTTCCTTCTTTTACAAGGTTTCTCATTATTGCATAAAGTTCTATAACTTCCTGAGGTGTCAACACAGCACTCGGCTCATCGAATATAAGAAGTTCTGCACCTTTGAAAAGTATTTTCAGTATTTCTATTCTTTGTTGAATCCCTACCGATAAATCTGAAACTTTTGCATTGGGATTAATGTTCAGATTATATTTCTCCGAAACTTCGATTACCTGTTTTCTTGCAGTTGCCAAGTCAAAAAATGCTCCGCCTTTTCTCGGCTCAAAACCTAAAACCATATTTTCCGCAACTGTCAATGGTTCTACAAGCATAAAATGCTGATAAACCATCCCTATTCCTAAATTTGCAGCTACCGAGGGACTTGTTATATCAATTTTTTTACCTTTATAAAAAATCTCTCCCGAAGTAGGTGCATAAAGACCGTTTAAAATTTTCATAAGTGTAGACTTTCCGGCTCCGTTTTCTCCTACAATTGCATGAATCTCACCCTTTTTTATTTTCAGGGTAATATCATCATTAGCGACTATTTTCCCGCCTAAAAATTCTTTTCTTATGTTCTTCATTTCCAAAATATAGTCACTCATATTTCCTCCTACTTAAAATTTAAAACTATATGTTCAATATATATTGTTTTTAATAAAAAAAATCTGAAACATAATAATCGGAATTTGTTTTTAATAATTCCAAAACATTAACTTTTCTAAGAACTACATCTATTTTATAATCATTAAAATAATATTTTCCCGTTTTTCCTCCTATAAAAATAACGGTATTATTTTCATTATAAGTATACCCGTGAAATTGATTATTTTCAAGTAGTAAAATTTCTCTTTTTAATTTTAATTTGCTTTTTGATAAATCTTCTATTATTTTTTCAGGAAAATCCGTTAAATACAAATTATTTTTTATTTCAGGCAACAGTGCCTGATCTTCTATTTTTTCGGAAATTACAATATCTTTATCAAATTTATATACAGAATCGTCTTCAAATTTATTAAAATCGACATTATTATAACTTTCTTTTACAAAATATTCAAATTTCGAGTTTTCAAAATTTTGAACTGTTCTTTTTCTTTTCTGTTTCAATTCTGAAATTAAAAATTCCTTATCCAGTTCCGAATAAACATTATCCGGATTGAAATCCTTTTTCCCTAGCAGTTTATACAACACATAAATCTGTCTGTTTAAATATTCCTGATCCGTTCCCGCATACTGATTTACATTCAATCCTTTTGAAAGTCCTGTCAATTCCTGTCTGTCGTATTCCTCAAGAGAAGAAGACGGCAACTCCAGAACTTTTTCTTCTTCGGACATTTCATCAATTTTTATTTTTTGTATATCATCATAAAAACGTTTTTCCAGCAATACTGAATATTTTTTGTTCTTATCGGATTTTTCCAATACTCTGTTAAATTCATTGTAAAAATCATTTTTCCCAAAAATATCTGTCGGGTAATTCAATTCAAATAACTTTATTTCATATCTACCGGGAATTACCTTTCGTGTTTTTTCTTTCCCGTTTATAATCACTTTCACTTCTTTGAATTTGGGCTCTTCTTCTTCTTTAAGTTTTATTTCGGATCTTATTTTATCAAATATTCCGAAACCGAGCATATTCATCATTATCATTGAAATCAATATTAATTTTTTCAAGATTTTCCTCCCTCTCTGAAAATCATTTTTTCTTTCATAATTATAACATTTCCTTTATAGATATCGCCACTTTCTCAGGCACTATTTCTGTAAGTTCTTCTATTGTCGCATTTCTTATAGTTCCTATTGTGCCGAATTTATTTATAAGTTCTTTCTTTCTTTTCGGACCTATTCCTTCAATATCATCCAATGCACTTTTTATATTTCTTTTACTTCTTAATTTTCTATGATGAGTTATACCGAATCTGTGAGCTTCATCCCTCAATCTTTGAAGTATTTTCAAAGTTTCATCGGTTTTTTCAAATATATAAGGCTCGCTTTCGTAACTTTTAAAAATTTCCTCTTCTCTTTTAGCGATACTTATAATATCTGTAAACTCTATCTTGCCTAACTTTTCAAGAACATCCACCGCAATTCCCAGCTGTCCTTTTCCTCCGTCTATAAGAATGAGATTGGGAAATTCTTCTTCGGACAGCTTTGAATATCTCCTTGTCAATGCTTCTCTCATCATAAGAAAATCATCAGGGGTGTCTTTCACAGTTATCTTAAAATGTCTGTATTCTCTCGGTTCAACTTCACCGTTTATCGCCACAGTCATTGCCGCCACGGCATCTTTCCCCTGAATATTTGAAATATCAAAACATTCTATTCTTTGAGGCTGCTCCTTTAATTGTAACTCGATTTTTAATTTTTGCAACCCTTCCTGAACAATTTTTTTCTGTCTGAAGTGTTTTCCAACTTCTTCTTTCAGGTTCAAATACCCCATTTCCAATAGCTGCTGACGTCTACTATTAATTTTCGGAAAATGTAATTTAATGTCTTTTTCCTTTTCAATCTTAGCCCATTCTTTTATAAGTTCTTCATTTTCATTGTATTTCACATCACTGATTATATTTTTGGGAATGTTCCGCTTTTCATAATAAGATGTTACAAGCCTTTCAAACAGGTTGTCCTCATGTCCTCTTTCAAGAGAAATTTTTATATGATTTTTATTTATTACTTTTCCTTCCCTTATGTTCAGCACACATAAAAACACCATTTCACTCGTTTCTTCAAAAACAAATACATCTTCGTCTATTTCCTTGCTGTATTCAATAATTTGAGTTTGCAGCAGTTTCTTCAGTGCTTCTATTTTGTTTCTCTCGGCTAAGGCTCTTTCAAACTCCATATTATCACTGAATTTTTTCATTCTTTTTTCAAGTACGTCAAATATTTCCGTTCTCTGTCCTTTCAAAAAGTTTTTGAAATTGTCCACATTTTCGTTATATTCTTCTTCTATATCTTTGTATTTACAAGGAGCCGTGCACGTATTCATAAAGTATTTCAGACACGGTATTGTAACCTTTTCCATACTTCTTTTACAATCTCTTACCGGAAATATTCTCAGCAAAGTTTTTACCGCAAAAAATATTCCCGAAGGATATGGTCCGAAATAATCGGCTTTTTCATTCAATTTTTTTGTACTTCTCACTATTTCTATTTTTGGAAATTTCTCCCTCGTAAACTTAATATAAGGATACGTTTTTTCATCTTTTAATAAAATGTTATACTTAGGTCTATATTTTTTTATAAGATTATTTTCCAAAATAAGTGCTTCAACTTCGGTTTTACATATAAAAAACTCTATATCATCAATATTTTTAACGAGTTCAAGTGTTTTCACATTATGAGAATTTATATTTTTAAAATACGAAGAAACTCTGTTTTTCAGATTTTTCGCTTTTCCTACATAAATAATTTTCCCGTTTATATTTTTCATTAAATAAACACCGGGACTGTTCGGCATATTTTTGTACTCTACCGGCGGTTTTATTTTTCCCATTTTTTCCTCTTTTTTGAAATTTTAGCTTATTTCAAGTTCATCTCCGACTTCCCTATGAAATTTCGTAATTTTATAATCAAATCTCTTTGATAAATCTTCATACAGTCTGTTTACAAATGTTGCCGAACGGTGTTGTCCTCCGGAACATCCGATACCTATTCTCAAATGGGATTTCCCGTCCTTTTCATATTTCGGTATCAAATAAACGAGCATATCATAAAGAATTTTATAAAATTCCCGACTTTCCTCCAATCCCATTACATAATTGCTGACATCGGGATGATTTCCCGTTTTTTTCTTCAAATCTTCTATATAATAAGGATTCGGCAAAAATCTTAAATCAAACATTAAGTGCATATCCAAAGGAATACCGTATTTGAAACCGAAAGAAGTCAAATTTATACTTAATTTAGTCATTTTTCCCGAAAATTCTTTTTGTAAAATTTCCTGAAATTCTTTTACTGTAGTAGAACTTGTATCAATTATTATGTCCGCTTTAAGCATAAAATTTTTTATAATATTTCTTTCTTCTTCTATGTTTTCCAAAAGCGTGTCATGCTCATTAAGCGGATGTTTTCTTCTGGAAAGCTCGTATCTGCTAAGTAGTACATCAGTTCTGGCATCCAGATAAATTATCGTATAATCTATTTTCAAATCGTCCAAAAGTTTCATCTGTTTATGAAACTGAGTTATAAACTCCTGATTTCTTATGTCAATAGCTACTGCAACTTTATCTCTTTTTTCACTGCTTATGAATATTTCGTTCAGATATTGAAACAAATTTAAAGGAAAATTATCAATACAGAAATATCCTCTGTCTTCAAAAAAATCCATAGCCTGAGACTTTCCTGCACCGCTCATTCCTGTTATTATAACAAGCTGTTTTTTGACATTTTTTTCCATAATTTTTTTCCCCTTTCGAGACTCTCTTCATTTGTTTATTATATCACAATTTTTGATAATCTTACAAAAAAATTTCATTTTTTTAATATCCTATTTTTATACATTTTCTAAGAACACTAAAAGTTTTTAATGATACTATTAGCCATAACATACAATCAGTGAGGTGAATTATGAAAAATTTTTTTAAATTAATAGTATTTCTGCTTGTTTTACTAATAGGAGGAGGAACTTATTTATATTTTCAGAATCAGGTAAAAGTCCCTAATTCAATGATTCAGGCAGCAGTAAACTCAAAATTTCCTATGGAAAAATCCTATCCGTTAGGAAAAATAAAGTTATACAATCCTAAATCTCATTTTGAAAATGATAAGTTAATTATAGAAGCCGATTATATGAATGATGCCTTAAATGATAAAATCAGCGGAACTATGACTTTTGAAACTGATTTGAAATATGATTTAATGGATGCCAAACTTTATCTGAATGATTTTAAGTTGATAAAAGTTACAAAAGAAGGCAAAGAAATAGATATGGATAAAAAGCCTATTATAAGAACTGTTTTAAACTTCGCTTTCGGTCAACTGGAGAAAAAGGAACTGTTAAATTTAAAACAGGTTGAGAAATTTCAAATGATAAAGGATATTAAAATCGAAAATAACAAGGTTGTTGTTATAAAATAAGAAAAGGCTGTAAGAAATAGAAAAATATTCTATTTTAAAGCAGCCTTTACATTTATTTCGTATTTTTTGAATTTAATGCTCTTTTTATCATAAAATCCACATTCTCATTTTGATTTATCGGTAATATTGTTATATTCGGATTTTTATCAGCATAAACTCTGAATATTTCATCTGCAAATCCCTGCCCTATATTTTCTACCATTGAAAAATCTAAAACTATAGTTTTAAATTTATCAACATTCAACAATACTCTCCTTGCTTCCGATCGTGATATAAATTTTTGCCCCAGATATTCCTTAGCCAGATGCACTGTTATAGTTGTTTTATCAAATATGTAATCATTTGTATATTCTTTAAATACTTCGGATATTTCTCTATCTGTATCTTTTTCTATGATAAAAAGAACTTCTGT belongs to Pseudoleptotrichia goodfellowii and includes:
- a CDS encoding BMP family lipoprotein gives rise to the protein MKKIVTIFSIMATLLLFVACGGSKPAEGEQKKDGGETAQKTDAAKKVAIVYSTGGKGDKSFNDAAFRGLERAKKELGITFDEYEPKDPATEAKDALTKFAETGEYQLIIGVGFTMKDSVMAVAQQFPDQKFAIIDEKIENVPNIASLSFKEHEGSFLVGALAAMMSKSGTIGFVGGMESPLIQKFQAGFEQGAKYVNPNIKTLSVYIGGNSAFNDPASAKTKTETLIQQKADVVYHAAGASGQGVFQAAKEKNVYAIGVDSNQDGIAPGTILTSMMKYVDNAVFNEVKDTLEGKYQPTIQEFGIKEDGVGTTEFEFTKDKIGEENIKKLEQIKQDIKDGKIVVKPTL
- a CDS encoding DUF4241 domain-containing protein, whose amino-acid sequence is MKVRTEKQIMTPEWLKRYQEIKDLLVSDTNYGELFEKEEIFGKKLFHIDMGEVNFPTGKILVRDPLVYLNKRELPYFQEVPTGKYKLVTLVAEIEEDHYRYTLSRVKFNDEKAVVYREAMIGNEAVEDDLEKGSFFGFAVDAGLATIVDVKTRDAYADFEKEWYEKNPDGNIYDDFFAEEFKKSYNENPEFQREDGDWINFKIPGTDLTVPMIQTGFGDGVYPVYFGYDKNNEVCEVIIEYIFLGEEEE
- a CDS encoding ABC transporter permease is translated as MNILAILIFLIKQTLIIAPPILITAVGACISERSGVVNIGLEGIMLSGAFATTVVNLSTGNPYLGIIVGVITGGLISLIHAVISINLKGDQIISGVALNLFAVAMTSFLIKTIYGVAGSTPSAQKLADKYVVLAIIYILAILTHFLVFKTVLGLRIRAVGEHPLAADTVGINVYKIRYISVILSGMFAGLGGAYLTAVMLPAFSNNMSAGRGFMAMAAMIFGKWNPIGAILASLLFAFGQAFADYAKTINLPIPQQFLSMIPYVLTLLALVGFVGKAKAPKASGQPYEK
- a CDS encoding ABC transporter permease produces the protein MTKKLKEFLPSIIAVFIALVIGGIVMMTKGVNPLLAYTDMAKAAFYRSSARAPFMGGLAKTLFTATPLIFSALAAMVAFKAGLFNIGAQGQMIAGGLAATFWAVTFRNYFLGNTIVILIVAMAAGFLWAGIAGYLKSKFGVNEVISTIMLNYIMVDFQNYLLNGILKDPTSQNTQSEKVFEGARLPLLFAKITKQNLNFGFIIAILVVVGIYFFFKYMKKGYEIKAVGLSETVAENAGINPKNMMFLAMGLAGICAGLGGAERVLGGSAQYAYTELIMGDAGFTGLAVALLGKNNPFGILIAAIFYAALDVGGQTLQLRYQVDKEIVLIIQALIIIFVASENLFKFFISKRKEK
- a CDS encoding ABC transporter ATP-binding protein translates to MSDYILEMKNIRKEFLGGKIVANDDITLKIKKGEIHAIVGENGAGKSTLMKILNGLYAPTSGEIFYKGKKIDITSPSVAANLGIGMVYQHFMLVEPLTVAENMVLGFEPRKGGAFFDLATARKQVIEVSEKYNLNINPNAKVSDLSVGIQQRIEILKILFKGAELLIFDEPSAVLTPQEVIELYAIMRNLVKEGKTIIFITHKLHEVLELSDNITVIRKGKDVGNLKTSEATKEKIANMMVGRVVLFEVKKPDVKLGETTVKVDNITVRGENGIEKVKGVSFDIKEGEVLGIAGVEGNGQTELIEALAGLAKIESGTYSVAGESLENKTPKFIKEKGLSHIPENRHKRATIDDFTIEENMALGLQDKYSKGALMDYSVIEKNTKDNMEKYDIRPLDGKIKFGGLSGGNQQKVVVARELERENKFIIAAQPTRGVDIGAIEMIHNTILNEKTKKKAILLVSAELSEIMALSDRIAVMYSGKIVGVLDRKDATMEKLGILMAGGKLDD
- the uvrC gene encoding excinuclease ABC subunit UvrC — protein: MGKIKPPVEYKNMPNSPGVYLMKNINGKIIYVGKAKNLKNRVSSYFKNINSHNVKTLELVKNIDDIEFFICKTEVEALILENNLIKKYRPKYNILLKDEKTYPYIKFTREKFPKIEIVRSTKKLNEKADYFGPYPSGIFFAVKTLLRIFPVRDCKRSMEKVTIPCLKYFMNTCTAPCKYKDIEEEYNENVDNFKNFLKGQRTEIFDVLEKRMKKFSDNMEFERALAERNKIEALKKLLQTQIIEYSKEIDEDVFVFEETSEMVFLCVLNIREGKVINKNHIKISLERGHEDNLFERLVTSYYEKRNIPKNIISDVKYNENEELIKEWAKIEKEKDIKLHFPKINSRRQQLLEMGYLNLKEEVGKHFRQKKIVQEGLQKLKIELQLKEQPQRIECFDISNIQGKDAVAAMTVAINGEVEPREYRHFKITVKDTPDDFLMMREALTRRYSKLSEEEFPNLILIDGGKGQLGIAVDVLEKLGKIEFTDIISIAKREEEIFKSYESEPYIFEKTDETLKILQRLRDEAHRFGITHHRKLRSKRNIKSALDDIEGIGPKRKKELINKFGTIGTIRNATIEELTEIVPEKVAISIKEML
- the rapZ gene encoding RNase adapter RapZ; this translates as MEKNVKKQLVIITGMSGAGKSQAMDFFEDRGYFCIDNFPLNLFQYLNEIFISSEKRDKVAVAIDIRNQEFITQFHKQMKLLDDLKIDYTIIYLDARTDVLLSRYELSRRKHPLNEHDTLLENIEEERNIIKNFMLKADIIIDTSSTTVKEFQEILQKEFSGKMTKLSINLTSFGFKYGIPLDMHLMFDLRFLPNPYYIEDLKKKTGNHPDVSNYVMGLEESREFYKILYDMLVYLIPKYEKDGKSHLRIGIGCSGGQHRSATFVNRLYEDLSKRFDYKITKFHREVGDELEIS
- a CDS encoding DUF1439 domain-containing protein; this translates as MKNFFKLIVFLLVLLIGGGTYLYFQNQVKVPNSMIQAAVNSKFPMEKSYPLGKIKLYNPKSHFENDKLIIEADYMNDALNDKISGTMTFETDLKYDLMDAKLYLNDFKLIKVTKEGKEIDMDKKPIIRTVLNFAFGQLEKKELLNLKQVEKFQMIKDIKIENNKVVVIK